The Hydrogenophaga crocea genome contains a region encoding:
- a CDS encoding methyl-accepting chemotaxis protein has product MGLLQRLSISQRLTAGFAVQVLLMAAMGGMAIWQTRAIDAEVQTVTDDLMPKQRHLQSVKDEVNQIARAMRNMMIMDAPDDIQKQRALINDSRKRIADDIRWLQERIATAEGKALLARLMSAREAFIASQNRFFDILGRGQREDARRVLLDETRALQMTYMEQIDALIGFQEQLTDQGSQRIDHTVAQVQQAMLGLLAAGALVGAGLALSIVRSVTRPIAHAVTIADHIAAGDLTQPIVIDSRDETGRLLGAMQKMQAALSALVHSVRLNAEGVASASAQIAQGNLDLSSRTEQQASALEQTSASMEEMGSTAQQNADNARAASQLAAKASGVAVQGGEVVDQVVQTMRDINDSSHRINHIIGVIDGIAFQTNILALNAAVEAARAGEQGRGFAVVAGEVRSLAQRSAEAAKEIKGLINASVARVAQGTALVDRAGATMQDVVRSIQRVTDLVGEISSASQEQNAGVNQVAEAVSSMDQTTQQNAALVEESASAAASLRQQADQLVSTVSQFRTQAEGMDGLSACRPAGA; this is encoded by the coding sequence ATGGGCCTCCTCCAACGCCTTTCCATCTCGCAGCGCCTCACGGCGGGCTTTGCCGTGCAGGTGCTGCTCATGGCGGCCATGGGCGGCATGGCCATCTGGCAGACGCGCGCGATCGACGCCGAGGTGCAGACCGTCACCGACGACCTGATGCCCAAGCAGCGGCACCTTCAATCGGTGAAGGACGAGGTCAACCAGATCGCGCGCGCCATGCGCAACATGATGATCATGGACGCGCCCGACGACATCCAGAAGCAGCGCGCCCTCATCAACGACAGCCGCAAGCGCATCGCGGACGACATCCGCTGGCTGCAGGAGCGCATCGCCACGGCCGAAGGCAAGGCCTTGCTGGCGCGGCTGATGTCGGCGCGCGAGGCCTTCATCGCGAGCCAGAACCGCTTCTTCGACATCCTGGGGCGCGGCCAGCGCGAGGACGCGCGGCGCGTGCTGCTCGACGAAACGCGGGCCCTGCAGATGACCTACATGGAACAGATCGACGCACTGATCGGCTTCCAGGAACAGCTCACCGACCAGGGCTCCCAGCGCATCGACCACACGGTGGCACAGGTGCAGCAGGCCATGCTGGGCCTGCTCGCTGCCGGGGCGCTGGTGGGCGCGGGCCTGGCCCTGTCCATCGTGCGCAGCGTCACGCGGCCGATCGCGCACGCGGTCACGATCGCTGACCACATCGCGGCCGGCGACCTGACGCAGCCCATCGTGATCGACAGCCGCGACGAGACCGGCCGCCTGCTCGGGGCGATGCAGAAGATGCAGGCCGCGCTCAGCGCCCTGGTGCATTCGGTGCGCCTGAACGCCGAGGGTGTGGCCAGCGCCAGCGCGCAGATCGCCCAGGGCAACCTCGATCTCTCGTCGCGCACCGAACAGCAGGCGAGTGCGCTCGAGCAGACCTCGGCCTCGATGGAAGAAATGGGGTCGACCGCGCAGCAGAACGCCGACAACGCGCGCGCCGCCAGCCAGCTCGCCGCCAAGGCCAGCGGCGTCGCGGTGCAGGGCGGCGAGGTGGTCGATCAGGTCGTGCAGACCATGCGCGACATCAACGACAGCAGCCACCGCATCAATCACATCATCGGCGTGATCGACGGCATCGCCTTCCAGACCAACATCCTCGCGCTCAACGCCGCCGTGGAAGCCGCGCGCGCCGGTGAACAAGGCCGCGGCTTCGCGGTGGTGGCCGGCGAGGTGCGCAGCCTCGCGCAGCGCAGCGCCGAAGCGGCCAAGGAGATCAAGGGCCTGATCAACGCCAGCGTGGCCCGGGTGGCGCAGGGCACGGCCCTGGTGGACCGTGCGGGCGCCACCATGCAGGACGTGGTGCGGTCCATCCAGCGCGTGACCGATCTCGTGGGCGAGATCAGCAGCGCCAGCCAGGAACAGAACGCCGGGGTCAACCAGGTCGCCGAGGCGGTCAGCAGCATGGACCAGACCACGCAGCAGAACGCCGCGCTGGTCGAAGAAAGCGCCTCGGCCGCGGCCAGCCTGCGCCAGCAGGCCGATCAGCTGGTGAGCACGGTCAGCCAGTTCCGCACCCAGGCCGAGGGCATGGACGGCCTCAGCGCGTGCCGCCCAGCCGGTGCGTGA
- a CDS encoding DoxX family protein: MNALNALFDHPRAGALLLRWTLALLMLFHGWAKVTGGVGGIEAMLVARGLPGWFAYGAYLGELIAPLMLLAGFWVVPAALVIAINMGFALFLAHMGHFLQITNTGGWRLELQAFFLVSALVVAFTHRLGGTR; the protein is encoded by the coding sequence ATGAATGCACTCAATGCCTTGTTCGACCACCCGCGCGCGGGTGCCCTGCTGCTGCGCTGGACCCTGGCCCTGCTGATGCTCTTCCACGGCTGGGCCAAGGTCACGGGCGGCGTGGGCGGCATCGAAGCCATGCTCGTGGCCCGCGGCCTGCCCGGCTGGTTCGCCTACGGCGCCTACCTGGGCGAACTCATCGCACCGCTGATGCTGCTCGCGGGCTTCTGGGTGGTGCCGGCCGCGCTGGTCATCGCCATCAACATGGGCTTCGCGCTGTTCCTCGCCCACATGGGCCACTTCCTGCAGATCACCAACACCGGTGGCTGGCGTCTGGAGCTTCAGGCCTTCTTCCTGGTCTCGGCGCTGGTGGTGGCGTTCACGCACCGGCTGGGCGGCACGCGCTGA
- a CDS encoding hemerythrin domain-containing protein: MNIFEALRESHELQRKLCRSLTRVKPGERDALFLRLKVELEAHAAAEERFLYVPMLMTNPGLSSSRHALAEHHRIEELCEDLSVPDKSTAEWLETARTLSEKVHHHLREEEHKFFQVAGKILSDSDKTQLGKRYLKDLLEMRRHYAGAYKSLAISREGEVVMASA, translated from the coding sequence ATGAACATCTTCGAAGCCTTGCGCGAAAGCCATGAACTGCAACGAAAGCTGTGCCGCTCGCTCACCCGCGTCAAGCCGGGCGAGCGCGACGCGCTCTTCCTGCGCCTGAAGGTCGAACTCGAGGCCCACGCGGCCGCCGAGGAGCGCTTCCTCTACGTGCCCATGCTCATGACCAACCCGGGCCTGAGTTCGTCGCGCCACGCGCTCGCCGAGCACCACCGGATCGAGGAGCTCTGCGAAGACCTGAGCGTGCCCGACAAGAGCACGGCCGAATGGCTCGAGACGGCGCGCACGCTCAGCGAGAAGGTGCACCACCACCTGCGCGAAGAAGAGCACAAGTTCTTCCAGGTGGCCGGCAAGATCCTGAGCGACTCCGACAAGACCCAGCTCGGCAAGCGCTACCTCAAGGACCTGCTCGAGATGCGCCGCCACTACGCCGGCGCGTACAAGAGCCTGGCGATCTCGCGCGAGGGAGAAGTGGTCATGGCCAGCGCATAG
- a CDS encoding ATPase with chaperone activity codes for MDDSQIHIPDSFVRLFVRPDRPVPRHRAAEIAQRFEICDDMAAALVPRAQELQFGLGITEADVLDKLLESLLALAAPGADGAPGTLSAPEARWVVCHLAEQLGWLDHLSPALRAAVAEPPP; via the coding sequence ATGGACGATTCGCAGATTCACATCCCCGACAGCTTCGTGCGGCTGTTCGTGCGGCCCGACCGCCCCGTGCCGCGGCACCGCGCCGCAGAGATCGCGCAGCGCTTCGAGATCTGCGACGACATGGCCGCCGCGCTGGTGCCGCGCGCACAGGAACTGCAGTTCGGGCTCGGCATCACCGAGGCGGACGTGCTCGACAAGCTGCTCGAGAGCCTGCTGGCCCTTGCAGCGCCGGGCGCAGACGGCGCGCCCGGCACGCTCAGCGCACCCGAGGCGCGCTGGGTGGTCTGCCACCTGGCCGAGCAGCTCGGCTGGCTCGATCACCTGAGCCCCGCGCTGCGCGCAGCGGTGGCGGAACCGCCCCCATGA
- a CDS encoding DUF3892 domain-containing protein: MHEFEISCISKPRNGLWHHQITHVGNLNHRWRLPSALIIRRIELNTETYYLLNRVTGRRSNIAVVQEPGQRPYLRAHAGGEWNDDLLSLRRCTARCNLVG; this comes from the coding sequence GTGCACGAGTTCGAGATCAGCTGCATTTCCAAACCCCGCAACGGTCTGTGGCACCACCAGATCACCCATGTGGGCAATCTGAACCACCGCTGGCGTCTGCCCAGCGCCCTGATCATCCGGCGCATCGAGCTCAACACCGAGACCTACTACCTGCTCAACCGGGTCACGGGCCGGCGTTCGAACATCGCCGTGGTGCAAGAGCCGGGGCAGCGCCCCTACCTGCGCGCGCACGCGGGTGGCGAATGGAACGACGACCTGCTCTCGCTGCGCCGCTGCACGGCCCGCTGCAACCTGGTGGGGTGA
- a CDS encoding restriction endonuclease subunit S, whose product MLYAVKDLAEVRAGHAFRGGVPVAETGNARVVQMRDICLDSGVNWAGVAATRLPATARAPEWLQNGDVLFAARGGRNYALCLSDVPERTLCAQYFFVLRRKSPAVVPEYLAWHINRAPGQRYLMGKAEGTDQLSIRRAVLEDMPVALPDTERQWLLVNLARAAACERRRLESLIRLREQELDALAHQLQAVAQCPEPHP is encoded by the coding sequence ATGCTTTACGCCGTGAAGGATCTCGCCGAGGTGCGGGCTGGTCATGCCTTCCGCGGCGGCGTGCCGGTGGCCGAGACCGGCAACGCCCGGGTGGTGCAAATGCGCGACATCTGCCTCGACAGCGGCGTGAACTGGGCCGGTGTCGCCGCCACCCGCCTGCCGGCCACCGCGCGCGCGCCCGAGTGGCTGCAGAACGGCGACGTGCTGTTCGCTGCCCGGGGCGGCCGCAACTACGCGCTGTGCCTGTCCGACGTGCCCGAGCGCACGCTGTGCGCGCAGTATTTCTTCGTACTCCGGCGCAAATCGCCGGCCGTGGTGCCCGAGTACCTGGCCTGGCACATCAACCGGGCCCCGGGCCAGCGCTACCTCATGGGCAAAGCCGAGGGCACGGACCAGCTCAGCATCCGCCGCGCCGTGCTCGAAGACATGCCGGTGGCGCTGCCCGACACCGAGCGGCAATGGCTGCTGGTGAACCTGGCCCGCGCCGCCGCCTGCGAGCGGCGCCGGCTCGAATCCCTGATCCGCCTGCGCGAGCAGGAACTCGATGCGCTCGCGCACCAACTGCAGGCCGTGGCCCAATGCCCTGAACCCCATCCATGA
- a CDS encoding type I restriction-modification system subunit M, producing the protein MNDTAISQNAINAAVWSACDTFRGTVDPSIYKDYVLTMLFLKYISDVWHDHYTRYQAEHGDHPELIEELLKNERFVLPPQASFPALHAARHLPGNGERIDKALHAIEEANLGKLRDVFQDISFNSNKLGDEAQKNDILRHLLEDFAGPELNLRESRVGSLDVIGNAYEFLIKNFATTAGKKAGEFYTPPEVSMLMARLMDPQPGEEICDPTCGSGSLLMKCSQLIRARSGGRRYALYGQEAIGSTWALAKMNMFLHAEDNHRIEWGDTLRNPRLLDSEGRLKRFDIVVANPPFSLEKWGHEGAAHDPHQRFRRGIPPRTKADYAFILHMVETMKPDRGRMAVVVPHGVLFRGAAEGKIRRRLIEENLLDAVIGLPEKLFYGTGIPAAILVLRQRKPDDTVLFIDASRSYQDGKNQNLLRPQDLDTIMDTVQARRSVDKYAHLATAAEIAGHDFNLNIPRYVNTFEAAERIDLSAVRAERLKLQAELAVLEQKMAGFLKELGYE; encoded by the coding sequence ATGAACGACACCGCCATCAGCCAGAACGCGATCAATGCCGCGGTCTGGTCCGCCTGCGACACCTTCCGCGGTACGGTCGATCCCAGCATCTACAAGGACTACGTCCTCACGATGCTGTTCCTCAAGTACATCTCCGACGTCTGGCACGACCACTACACGCGCTACCAGGCCGAGCACGGCGACCACCCGGAACTGATCGAGGAACTGCTCAAGAACGAGCGCTTCGTGCTGCCGCCCCAGGCCAGCTTCCCCGCGCTGCACGCCGCGCGCCACCTGCCCGGCAACGGCGAGCGCATCGACAAGGCGCTGCATGCGATCGAAGAGGCCAACCTCGGCAAGCTGCGTGACGTGTTCCAGGACATCAGCTTCAACTCCAACAAGCTCGGCGACGAGGCCCAGAAGAACGACATTCTTCGCCACCTGCTCGAGGACTTCGCCGGCCCCGAGCTGAACCTGCGCGAGAGCCGGGTGGGCTCGCTCGACGTGATCGGCAACGCCTACGAATTCCTCATCAAGAACTTCGCCACCACCGCGGGCAAGAAGGCCGGCGAGTTCTACACGCCGCCCGAGGTGTCCATGCTGATGGCCCGGCTCATGGACCCGCAGCCCGGCGAGGAAATCTGCGACCCCACCTGCGGCTCGGGCTCGCTGCTCATGAAGTGCAGCCAGCTCATCCGCGCGCGCAGCGGCGGCCGGCGCTACGCGCTGTACGGCCAGGAGGCCATCGGCAGCACCTGGGCGCTGGCCAAGATGAACATGTTCCTGCACGCCGAAGACAACCACCGCATCGAATGGGGCGACACGCTGCGCAACCCGCGGCTGCTCGACAGCGAAGGTCGGCTCAAGCGCTTCGACATCGTGGTCGCCAACCCGCCGTTCTCGCTCGAGAAATGGGGCCACGAAGGCGCGGCCCACGACCCGCACCAGCGCTTTCGCCGCGGCATCCCGCCGCGCACCAAGGCCGACTACGCCTTCATCCTGCACATGGTCGAAACCATGAAACCCGATCGCGGCCGCATGGCGGTGGTGGTGCCGCACGGTGTGCTGTTCCGCGGCGCGGCCGAAGGCAAGATCCGCCGCCGGCTGATCGAGGAGAACCTGCTCGACGCCGTCATCGGCCTGCCCGAGAAGCTGTTCTACGGCACCGGCATTCCCGCGGCCATCCTGGTGCTGCGCCAGCGCAAGCCCGACGACACCGTGCTGTTCATCGACGCCAGCCGCAGCTACCAGGACGGCAAGAACCAGAACCTGCTGCGCCCCCAGGACCTCGACACCATCATGGACACGGTGCAGGCGCGCCGCAGCGTCGACAAGTACGCCCACCTGGCCACCGCGGCCGAGATCGCGGGCCACGACTTCAACCTGAACATCCCGCGCTACGTGAACACCTTCGAAGCGGCCGAGCGCATCGACCTCTCGGCCGTGCGCGCCGAGCGACTGAAGCTGCAGGCCGAGCTCGCGGTGCTCGAACAGAAGATGGCCGGCTTCCTCAAGGAGCTCGGCTACGAATGA
- a CDS encoding restriction endonuclease subunit S, protein MLPEGWSRCRLGDLMAFRNGLNYTRNESGECIKVVGVSDFRARTVLDGAAGLDTVALRDRVGPQDLLQAGDLLFVRSNGNKALVGRCLFVARLDEPVTFSGFTIRGRVTSPRLDPAFASELMRTARTVAQMHLGGSGTNISNLSQDILQNVEVCLPGVGEQRRIVRVLATWREAIDATDNLLENARREKHDLMQALLSGRVAALQQRGAWEQVEFDDVFERVARKNDEGSSNVLTISAQHGLVSQRDFFHKNVASEDLSHYTYLSTGDFAYNKSASAGYPVGAIKPLVAHDSGVVSSLYICFRQRSDAQVDADFYRHYFEAGMLNEPIGFIAQEGARNHGLLNVSVKDFFKLPLHLPPLPVQRRIAEVLGVAEDYEHSVAAQARALRDELGALREDLLSGQRRLRPVEEPGEPCPR, encoded by the coding sequence ATGCTGCCTGAAGGCTGGAGCCGTTGCCGGCTCGGCGACCTGATGGCGTTCCGCAACGGCTTGAACTACACGCGCAACGAGAGCGGCGAGTGCATCAAGGTGGTGGGCGTGAGCGACTTCCGCGCGCGCACCGTGCTCGACGGCGCCGCCGGGCTCGACACCGTGGCCCTGCGCGATCGCGTGGGCCCCCAAGACCTGCTGCAGGCCGGCGACCTGCTGTTCGTGCGCTCCAACGGCAACAAGGCGCTGGTGGGCCGCTGCCTGTTCGTCGCGCGGCTCGACGAGCCCGTGACCTTCTCGGGCTTCACCATCCGCGGCCGCGTCACCTCGCCGCGGCTGGACCCGGCCTTCGCGTCGGAGCTCATGCGCACGGCACGCACCGTGGCACAAATGCACCTGGGCGGCAGCGGCACCAACATCAGCAACCTGAGCCAGGACATCCTGCAGAACGTCGAGGTCTGCCTGCCCGGGGTGGGCGAGCAGCGCCGCATCGTGCGCGTGCTGGCCACCTGGCGCGAGGCCATCGACGCCACCGACAACCTGCTCGAGAACGCGCGGCGCGAAAAGCACGACCTGATGCAGGCCTTGCTGTCGGGCCGCGTCGCCGCGCTGCAGCAGCGCGGCGCCTGGGAGCAGGTGGAGTTCGACGACGTCTTCGAGCGCGTGGCGCGCAAGAACGACGAAGGCAGCAGCAACGTGCTCACCATCTCGGCCCAGCACGGCCTGGTGAGCCAGCGCGACTTCTTCCACAAGAACGTGGCGAGCGAAGACCTGAGCCACTACACCTACCTGAGCACGGGCGACTTCGCCTACAACAAGAGCGCCTCCGCGGGCTACCCGGTGGGCGCCATCAAGCCGCTCGTGGCGCACGACTCGGGCGTGGTCTCGAGCCTGTACATCTGCTTCCGTCAGCGGTCCGACGCGCAGGTCGACGCCGACTTCTACCGCCACTACTTCGAGGCCGGCATGCTCAACGAGCCCATCGGCTTCATCGCCCAGGAGGGGGCGCGCAACCACGGCCTGCTCAACGTGAGCGTGAAAGACTTCTTCAAGCTGCCGCTGCACCTGCCCCCGCTGCCGGTGCAGCGGCGCATCGCCGAGGTGCTGGGCGTGGCCGAGGATTACGAGCATTCGGTCGCTGCGCAGGCGCGGGCGCTGCGCGACGAACTCGGCGCGTTGCGCGAAGACCTGCTGAGCGGCCAGCGGCGGCTGCGTCCGGTCGAGGAACCCGGCGAGCCATGCCCCCGCTGA